The following proteins are co-located in the Desulfoscipio sp. XC116 genome:
- a CDS encoding superoxide dismutase encodes MSTNNFWFQPAVPPGGHRLPPLPYPYNALEPVISTATLTIHHDRHHRSYVEGLNKAELELVEARRNRDFSLIKHWERELAFNGSGHILHSIYWTVMTSPGTGGQPGPQTQNQILSYFGSVPVFVEQFSEAAIKVEASGWAVLVWHPAWGRLEILMAEKHQDLTQWGGIPILVVDTWEHAYYLDYQNRREDYVRTWWKLVNWTEVERRLLLAMQGKLPLVMGV; translated from the coding sequence CACTAATAATTTTTGGTTCCAACCGGCAGTGCCGCCGGGCGGTCACCGGTTGCCGCCGCTGCCTTATCCCTATAATGCTTTAGAACCTGTCATTAGCACCGCTACTCTGACTATTCATCACGATCGCCACCATAGGTCCTACGTGGAAGGGTTGAACAAAGCGGAATTAGAGTTGGTGGAAGCGCGGCGCAACAGAGATTTCAGCCTGATTAAACATTGGGAGCGGGAGTTGGCCTTTAACGGCTCCGGCCATATTTTGCACAGCATCTACTGGACGGTGATGACTTCCCCCGGAACCGGCGGGCAGCCCGGTCCCCAAACGCAAAACCAGATCCTCAGCTATTTTGGCAGCGTCCCGGTTTTCGTGGAACAGTTCAGCGAGGCTGCAATAAAGGTCGAGGCATCCGGTTGGGCGGTGTTGGTCTGGCACCCGGCTTGGGGCAGGCTGGAAATCCTGATGGCCGAAAAGCACCAGGACCTGACCCAGTGGGGAGGGATCCCCATTCTGGTTGTAGACACCTGGGAGCACGCCTATTACCTGGATTACCAAAACCGGCGGGAAGACTATGTTAGAACTTGGTGGAAGCTAGTTAACTGGACTGAAGTAGAAAGAAGACTCCTGCTGGCTATGCAGGGTAAGCTGCCGTTAGTGATGGGGGTATAG